A region of the Gigantopelta aegis isolate Gae_Host chromosome 11, Gae_host_genome, whole genome shotgun sequence genome:
CACatcaaaaagaaagaacaaaataagCAGACAAGAATACAAAGCACCAAGGCGATAAGACAAGGAAACAGGAACACGGGCaattaaaacaagaagaaaaaggacACGAGAACAACGAGCCAATATTCTACAGACCCTCACCAGACTCGACCAAGAACTGCAATAAAAATCCCCTCATGACGTCATCGATTCAACATGTTTATTCTCAAGAACATGTTCAGAAATCGCGGGTCAGAGGTGAAGGCCGAGATGGAGCAAGGAAAGCTTGTACGGAAGGTCGGACGGCGGGGGCGAGGCAAGGGGCTGTTCTACATGCCCTGTGGGGTGGCTGTCACAAAAACAGGTAACTGCGTATGCATGAATTTTAAACTGTTCATGATCTATCATTTTATGTTAATGTCGACTTTGCGATGGGAATTGAAATATACACAGAGAACGGTATTTTACAGtagtacataataaaacaatatatatatatatatacagctcTAAAGTTACATTAAGAACGAAATataaaaaacagaaataaagttaaagttagagttggttttgttttaacgacaccactagagcacgctgattaattaatcatcggctattggatgtcagacttctggcttgtagtcatcagaggaaacccgctacatattgttccattagcagcaggggGTGGGACCtacctcagtggtacagcgctcgcctgatgcgcgatcgatcaatccccgtcggtggacccattggtgaTTGCTTATCGAAGGAAGAAAgaacaagttttatttaacgaggcactcattttatttactgttatatggcgtcggttaaggaccacacagatattgagagaggaaaccggctgtcgtcacttcatgggctactcttttcgattagcagcaagggatcttttatatgcaccatcccacaaacaggatagcacatgccacggcctttgatataccagtcgtggtgcactggctggatcgagaaatagtgcaatgggcccacagacggggatcgaacctagaccgaccgcgcatcaggcggacgctttactactgggctacgtctcactcCTTCTTGTCCAGAGTTtggaccgaatttacaaagtTTGGTTTTGTCGTACATGTTTgtaatgatatatttaatagttAATCACCCGCGTTTATGAAAAATAGCTTTCGCAACTTCGGTACTGAAATAAATGCCGCGGAAACTGAAAATACCGCGGTAGtatccacggcattgccgattgccgtggatAACTTCCAGGTTTGAATATTAACGATTAAATTAAAGATGAGtagaatatttaaaggaaagaaaagaaccaccccccccccccccccaacacacacacacacacaaacacaaacaaaaacaaacagaaattcAAAGACAAAAAAATACCAGAAAATAACAACCCGGCACACGTCCAaaatcccccctcccccgccagacacacacacacacacacacacagacacacacactatttGTCGAGCTCTATATAGACGGAACCCCACATGTTCCTAAGAACACATTGCATGCATGTCTCCCGgcagaattaaataaatacatattacatgaatACAGCCATACATAAATTCATAAATGCATGCATAAATGAATACGTGAATAAACACATTCAAAGATAGCATTCAACACGAGACACTTGTACAAAAAGCATGCAATTCCACAGACGTATGGATTGACAGGCAGACAGATACAataattatagatatatatatatatatatatatatatatatatatatatatatatatatatattatatatatatgcatgtattcaCAGGGATCAAAATACTGCCGTCCCGACTGATTTTTGCCGGTCAACATTACCACGGgccgtagcccgagtactctgaatgtacgagagctagacggacattaaaTGTTGGATTGTAAAGCCATGTCTCCATGTGCGCGTATGTGTGCGTCTTTTCGTGATTTCAATCTTTTCAACATGAAAACCATTAAAGTGTCAAAAAGTATTCATCTAGTAACAATTCAGCTATAAGCTGATGGTATGCACCATATTCCTTCCTTTTTTGACGGATAGGATGAACCCACCACCGGTGCTTTCTTCTTCCCCTCTTTCTTAAAGTTGTGGCAATTGTCAGTGCCAGTAACATGTCGTCATCCTTTTCTTCAGCCACTTCCTCAATTTACACtttgtgacgtcacgccaaaAAAAATCTACGCATTCTTCTACGCACACATGGAGACAGTCATTATGCATACGCGTACGCACACGTTGGAGACACACATGTAGCTTTATGACGCTCttgtctaaatgtccgtctagctctcttacagtcagagtactcgggctacacgGGCCGGAAAATTTGTTTTGCCTATCATTCCGTCAGACTGGCAATTATTTTTCAGTTATTTGGGTCAATGATATTTGGTCCGCCACGTTTTTGTTTCGGAACAGCAGAATTTGTAGCTTGCCGAACTGAATAGCCGGCAGGAAGTTTAGCTAATTTCGACCGCTGattcattttttcttcttctaaataataaaatagccTCATTGTTCTCTCTTTCTGAACTGCAGGTGATATCGTAGTGGCCGACACGGACAATCACAGGATTCAAATATTTTCTTCCGACGGAGTATTCAGATTCAAATTCGGGAGCAAAGGAAACAAACCCGAACAGATCAACTACCCGATCTGCGTTGCCATGACAAATGACGACAGCATTGCCCTGACCGACAGCGTGAACGCTTGCGTCAAAATGTTCAGTCTCGACGGACAGTTAAAGAGGCGGTGTGGCGGGAACGACGTCCTGGAGTTTCCGTACGGAATCGCCGTCACAGACAGCAACTACGTCATCGTTACGGACATCTGCAAACACTGCGTGGTTGTTTTTCACCCCGGCGGAGGGGTCAGTCATTCGTTCGGCAGCTACGGTGAAGACGCTGGCCAATTCGACCACCCATACTTCGTGGCGGTGAACAGAAACCAGCAAATCATCGTCTCCGACGCCGGCAACAGTAGCATTAAAATCTTCCATTTTGAAGGGAAATTACTGCGGACCTTCTCTCACCTCGACTTCCGGTTGCCTCGGGAGGAGTCGTTCGTTTCGCTGCAAGGCCTGTGCACGGATTCGGACGACAACACCATCGTTATATGCAATTCGACAGTTTTCATTCTTACCAAGAACGGGAGGCTGTGGGAAATATTGACGCCTAAAGACGGGCTTACCTCCCCTAAGTGTGTCGCGTTCTCTCCCTTGGGTAGACTGGTGGTCGTTCAGTCGGATTACGATAACCGGGACGAGTTGTGTATCTTTAAGTACAATACGGAAGACTACTCTGCCCTTAATACTCTTGTCTTTTATGCCATATCTATATAGAGTAGGGACTAGCAGCTATATTTATACAGGTGCGGATTCAGAATATTTGCAGGTGGGGGTGTCTAAATGGAAGTTGTATATTAGCGGTGAATGCGCTTTAATAtaagtgattttttttcctcagactagtgcgctcagattaacaactaacgacgagaatcgagttgcaAGAATGCTCAGACTAATAACAGGACATTCGTAGAGGTCGTGACatcagaaagttggccaactttgtgctggtagttggtagtctgaacctagcattacTTTTTTCCACTGTTTAACATATTTCCTCggaaagttttaaaaacatatacctTGGATAAAAAGgccaacaattttttttcttagatttttttttttattaatatgtagatGAAAAgggtaaaaatgtaaaaaaaaaaaaaaaaaaaaaaaaaattgaagccGACCTACTCTACCTATTTTTTCGACATTTTTCCGGAAACGCACATTTGTAGGCCTTGTTTGAGGTCACGTCTCCAGTATATAATTCTACTGTTTCTCAGAATTTTTCTTCCTTTTCCAAGAAAACAGAAGGGTacgtgggggttttttttctccatcTTCGCTTGTTTCATGACACCATCTATAATTTCCCCCATCCAATCGTCTTAGGAACAATGTTTAGAGGGTAAGTATAAACGAGTTATCAGTGCGTTGTCAAGTTTACACAAGGCCCGAGGGGTGTGCTGAAAAACCAAGGGCCACTGTCGGTGCTATGGCCAGGCAATGGAAATGTGAGGACTTGGGTTGTTATAAGCTGTTACGGGTGAAGCTtcttggggtggggtggggtgggggggggggtggggtgggtgggtgggttcgCTATCATGCTCTCCTGAGAAAACATTGAGCTTCAGGTTTTGAAATAAGGCATTTTCGTTCTTCttacaacccccaccccccaccccaccccaaaaaacacaaaaacacaaagtgAACGTTTACAAACTGTGCCGACCGTTCGGCCAAAGAGCCACG
Encoded here:
- the LOC121385691 gene encoding tripartite motif-containing protein 2-like — protein: MFILKNMFRNRGSEVKAEMEQGKLVRKVGRRGRGKGLFYMPCGVAVTKTGDIVVADTDNHRIQIFSSDGVFRFKFGSKGNKPEQINYPICVAMTNDDSIALTDSVNACVKMFSLDGQLKRRCGGNDVLEFPYGIAVTDSNYVIVTDICKHCVVVFHPGGGVSHSFGSYGEDAGQFDHPYFVAVNRNQQIIVSDAGNSSIKIFHFEGKLLRTFSHLDFRLPREESFVSLQGLCTDSDDNTIVICNSTVFILTKNGRLWEILTPKDGLTSPKCVAFSPLGRLVVVQSDYDNRDELCIFKYNTEDYSALNTLVFYAISI